From the Thermus tengchongensis genome, one window contains:
- the nuoK gene encoding NADH-quinone oxidoreductase subunit NuoK, producing the protein MSYLFTSALLFALGVYGVLTRRTAILVFLSIELMLNAANLSLVGFARAHGLEGQVAALMVIAIAAAEVAVGLGLIVAIFRHRESTAVDDLSELRG; encoded by the coding sequence GTGAGCTACCTCTTCACCTCGGCCCTGCTCTTCGCCCTGGGGGTTTACGGGGTCCTGACCCGCAGGACGGCCATATTGGTCTTCCTCTCCATTGAGCTCATGCTGAACGCGGCGAACCTCTCCCTGGTGGGCTTCGCCCGGGCCCATGGCCTCGAGGGCCAGGTGGCCGCCCTCATGGTCATCGCCATCGCCGCCGCCGAGGTGGCGGTGGGCCTGGGCCTCATCGTGGCCATCTTCCGCCACCGGGAGAGCACCGCGGTGGACGACCTTTCGGAGCTTAGGGGGTGA
- a CDS encoding NADH-quinone oxidoreductase subunit J family protein has product MSPWEALALLLLLATGVLVVTLRNAIHAALALILNFLVLAGVYVGLDARFLGFIQVIVYAGAIVVLFLFVIMLLYAAQGEVGFDPLVRSKPLAALLALGIALALFSGLWGLNLAFAKDLQGGLPQALGPLLYGDWLFVLLAVGFLLMAATVVAVALVQPTRPLDALRPEERKEEKEVVR; this is encoded by the coding sequence GTGAGCCCTTGGGAAGCTTTGGCCCTGCTCCTGCTCCTCGCCACCGGGGTACTGGTGGTGACCTTGAGGAACGCCATCCACGCCGCCTTGGCCCTCATCCTGAACTTCCTGGTGCTGGCCGGGGTCTATGTGGGCCTGGACGCCCGCTTTCTGGGTTTCATCCAGGTGATCGTGTACGCCGGGGCCATCGTGGTCCTCTTCCTCTTCGTGATCATGCTCCTGTACGCCGCCCAGGGGGAGGTGGGGTTTGACCCCCTGGTGCGTTCCAAGCCCCTGGCCGCCCTCCTGGCCCTGGGGATAGCCTTGGCCCTCTTCTCCGGGCTTTGGGGCCTGAACCTGGCCTTCGCGAAAGACCTGCAGGGGGGCCTGCCCCAGGCCCTGGGGCCCCTCCTCTACGGGGACTGGCTCTTCGTCCTCCTGGCGGTGGGCTTCCTCCTCATGGCGGCCACGGTGGTGGCCGTGGCCCTGGTCCAGCCCACCCGTCCCCTGGACGCCCTGCGCCCCGAGGAGCGCAAGGAGGAAAAGGAGGTGGTGCGGTGA
- the nuoI gene encoding NADH-quinone oxidoreductase subunit NuoI — protein MTLKALAQSLGITLKYLFSKPVTVPYPDAPVALKPRFHGRHVLTRHPNGLEKCIGCSLCAAACPAYAIYVEPAENDPENPVSAGERYAKVYEINMLRCIFCGLCEEACPTGAIVLGYDFEMADYQYSDLIYGKEDMLVDVVGTKPQRREAKMTGKPVKPGYVVPYVRPELEGFKAPTEGGKR, from the coding sequence ATGACCCTTAAAGCCCTGGCCCAAAGCCTCGGCATTACCCTTAAGTACCTCTTCTCCAAGCCGGTGACCGTTCCCTACCCCGATGCCCCCGTGGCCCTCAAGCCCCGGTTCCACGGCCGCCACGTGCTCACCCGCCACCCCAACGGCCTGGAGAAGTGCATCGGCTGCTCCTTGTGCGCCGCCGCCTGCCCCGCCTACGCCATCTACGTGGAACCCGCAGAAAACGACCCGGAGAACCCGGTCTCGGCGGGGGAGCGCTACGCCAAGGTCTACGAGATCAACATGCTCCGGTGCATCTTCTGCGGGCTTTGCGAGGAGGCTTGCCCCACCGGGGCCATCGTGCTGGGCTACGACTTCGAGATGGCCGACTACCAGTACTCCGACCTCATCTACGGCAAGGAGGACATGCTGGTGGACGTGGTGGGCACCAAGCCCCAGCGCCGGGAGGCCAAGATGACCGGCAAGCCCGTGAAGCCTGGCTACGTGGTGCCCTACGTGCGCCCTGAGCTGGAGGGCTTCAAGGCCCCCACGGAAGGAGGGAAGCGGTGA